Proteins encoded by one window of Streptomyces sp. LX-29:
- a CDS encoding MFS transporter — translation MTTTPAPAAAKADPPPRRSVLRDTAFLRLWAGTTASGLATWALPFVLGLAVLHRDLSAAGLGLVLAARTAGFLAAVAVGGVLADRHSRRVVVLWSALAAAIAAPLLAAGLGRSLVLMTAAATLAGAGQGACRPAFQALTAEIVDPERRQQANAAMTMAVRGSTLAGPALTALLAALLDVWTLLLGIGLLWLVAALVPGKGAAPNPPAEPAPRAGFRDEFLEGIREARRHPWFLAGLAALVAVITLGYSATSVALPLISRDRYDTGWVLAAAMTAYTMGALGGALVIARRRPRSPGWAAFAGLAAYGVAPLSLMLPVPPVVVVAAYAVAGIGIELFNVPWFTATQREVAPDKLARVSSLDFLVSYGLAPVGLALIAPAIDLFGVTAVLAACSAACFLVPAGAALVPTTRHFARTAPATTE, via the coding sequence GTGACGACCACACCCGCGCCGGCAGCGGCCAAGGCCGACCCCCCGCCCCGGCGTTCGGTCCTCCGCGACACCGCGTTTCTGCGTCTGTGGGCGGGCACCACCGCCTCCGGGCTCGCCACCTGGGCGCTGCCCTTCGTCCTCGGCCTCGCCGTCCTGCACCGCGACCTCAGCGCAGCCGGTCTCGGATTGGTCCTCGCCGCCCGCACCGCCGGCTTCCTCGCCGCCGTCGCCGTCGGCGGAGTCCTGGCCGACCGACATTCCCGCCGCGTGGTCGTCCTCTGGTCCGCCCTCGCGGCGGCGATCGCCGCGCCCCTCCTCGCCGCCGGACTCGGCCGCTCACTCGTGCTGATGACGGCCGCCGCCACCCTCGCGGGCGCCGGACAGGGCGCCTGCCGCCCGGCGTTCCAGGCGCTCACCGCCGAGATCGTCGACCCCGAGCGCCGCCAGCAGGCCAACGCCGCCATGACCATGGCGGTACGCGGCTCCACACTCGCCGGCCCCGCCCTGACCGCGCTGCTCGCGGCCTTGCTCGACGTCTGGACGCTCCTGCTCGGCATCGGCCTGCTCTGGCTGGTCGCCGCGCTCGTCCCGGGGAAGGGTGCCGCCCCGAACCCGCCCGCGGAGCCCGCGCCGCGCGCCGGCTTCCGTGACGAGTTCCTGGAGGGGATACGCGAGGCACGCCGCCACCCCTGGTTCCTTGCCGGACTCGCCGCCCTCGTCGCCGTCATCACCCTCGGGTACTCCGCCACCAGCGTCGCGCTGCCCCTGATCAGCCGGGACCGCTACGACACCGGGTGGGTGCTGGCCGCGGCCATGACCGCGTACACCATGGGCGCGCTCGGCGGTGCCCTGGTCATCGCCCGCCGGCGGCCGCGCTCCCCGGGCTGGGCCGCCTTCGCCGGGCTGGCCGCGTACGGCGTCGCGCCGCTGAGCCTGATGCTGCCCGTGCCCCCGGTCGTGGTCGTCGCCGCGTACGCCGTCGCGGGGATCGGCATCGAGCTGTTCAACGTGCCCTGGTTCACGGCCACTCAGCGCGAGGTCGCCCCGGACAAGCTGGCCCGCGTCTCCTCACTGGACTTCCTGGTGTCCTACGGCCTGGCGCCGGTCGGCCTCGCCCTGATAGCCCCGGCCATCGACCTGTTCGGGGTCACGGCCGTACTCGCCGCCTGCTCCGCCGCCTGCTTCCTCGTACCAGCGGGCGCGGCGCTGGTGCCCACCACCCGCCACTTCGCGCGGACGGCCCCGGCGACGACTGAATGA
- a CDS encoding ABC transporter substrate-binding protein — protein MRHPARLGIALAIALATAGCSTAAGDGSRSDTKPAAKAASITSCGRQLSFAEPPKRAVALDQTSTETLLELGLQDRMAGTANLKTKIPAKYQAAYAEIPVIAPKIATGEQLRAATPDFVVGGSADLFTKDRAGTREELDDLKVPTFVSAVDCPQENPAGKSPFELLFSDYENLGKIFGAEDRAAKLAAGQRATVAKAQKTAAEVPQGKDQPTVVYLYSVFNGMPYVAGKTGLPSEMSRIIGAKNAFDDVNEDWPEVSWEEVAKRDPDFIVIGDLSERGRPGDSAAEKRETMTEHPVISKLAAVRDNKILEVPGIELDPSVRSVHALELLAKGMKDLGYVR, from the coding sequence ATGCGCCACCCCGCCCGCCTCGGCATCGCCCTGGCCATCGCCCTCGCCACCGCGGGCTGCTCCACGGCAGCCGGCGACGGCTCCAGGTCCGACACCAAGCCCGCCGCCAAGGCGGCCTCCATCACCAGCTGCGGCCGCCAGTTGTCCTTCGCCGAACCTCCGAAGCGGGCCGTCGCCCTGGACCAGACCTCGACCGAGACCCTGCTCGAACTCGGGCTCCAGGACCGGATGGCGGGAACGGCCAACCTCAAGACGAAGATCCCCGCCAAGTACCAGGCCGCGTACGCAGAGATCCCGGTCATCGCTCCGAAGATCGCCACCGGTGAGCAGCTGCGCGCCGCGACCCCCGACTTCGTCGTCGGCGGTTCCGCGGACCTGTTCACCAAGGACCGGGCCGGCACCCGCGAGGAGCTGGACGACCTCAAGGTCCCCACCTTCGTCAGCGCGGTGGACTGCCCGCAGGAGAACCCGGCCGGCAAGTCCCCCTTCGAGCTCCTCTTCTCCGACTACGAGAACCTGGGCAAGATCTTCGGCGCCGAGGACCGGGCCGCCAAGCTCGCAGCCGGCCAGCGCGCCACGGTCGCCAAGGCCCAGAAGACCGCCGCCGAGGTTCCCCAGGGCAAAGACCAGCCGACGGTCGTCTATCTCTACTCCGTCTTCAACGGCATGCCGTACGTGGCGGGCAAGACCGGCCTACCCAGCGAGATGAGCAGGATCATCGGCGCGAAGAACGCCTTCGACGACGTGAACGAGGACTGGCCGGAGGTCTCCTGGGAGGAAGTCGCCAAGCGCGACCCCGACTTCATCGTGATCGGCGACCTGTCCGAGCGCGGCCGACCCGGCGACAGCGCCGCCGAGAAGCGCGAGACGATGACCGAGCACCCGGTGATCTCCAAGCTGGCCGCGGTCCGCGACAACAAGATCCTTGAGGTGCCCGGCATCGAACTCGACCCCTCGGTGCGCTCCGTCCACGCCCTGGAGCTGCTGGCCAAGGGCATGAAGGACCTCGGGTATGTCCGCTGA
- a CDS encoding iron ABC transporter permease: MSADPDTRSGPVDLLLPAARGQVVTEGSVTTRPAPAGPHRTRGPAARSGRSPAAQAALLLLAAGALAGSVAAAVRIGVADVGWTDLARVLGTHLGLDVEPLPPLVDSLVWDLRLPRVLMAALVGASLAVCGAVLQAVTRNALADPYLLGVSSGASTGAVTVVVLGVGAGTLGVTGGALTGALLSFALLLLLLRRTGLDSVRIVLTGVVVGQLFTALTSLVLMASADADTTRAVTHWLLGSMAPARWNTVVVCAIVTPLGLAAAWLCSNALDGLAFGTDTAASLGVGVRRTRMALLVVTAVLTAVAVATVGAIGFVGLIVPHGVRFLVGPLHRVLLPYAALAGAMFLVWADALARIAFAPREVPVGVITALLGVPLFLLVLRKRGEL; this comes from the coding sequence ATGTCCGCTGACCCGGACACCCGAAGTGGGCCGGTGGATCTCCTGCTCCCGGCGGCCCGCGGACAGGTGGTGACGGAGGGCTCCGTCACCACCCGGCCCGCGCCGGCCGGACCGCACCGCACGCGCGGTCCGGCCGCGCGGTCCGGCCGTTCCCCGGCGGCCCAGGCGGCACTCCTCCTCCTCGCGGCGGGCGCCCTGGCCGGCTCGGTGGCCGCGGCCGTACGCATCGGGGTCGCCGATGTGGGCTGGACCGACCTCGCCCGCGTCCTCGGCACCCATCTCGGCCTGGACGTCGAGCCGTTGCCACCACTGGTGGACTCCCTCGTGTGGGACCTGCGGCTGCCGCGGGTGCTGATGGCCGCCCTCGTCGGGGCCTCGCTCGCCGTGTGCGGTGCGGTTCTCCAGGCGGTCACCCGCAACGCGCTCGCCGACCCCTACCTGCTCGGCGTCTCCTCGGGCGCGTCGACCGGTGCCGTCACCGTGGTCGTTCTCGGGGTGGGCGCGGGCACGCTCGGAGTCACCGGCGGCGCGCTCACCGGCGCCCTGCTCTCCTTCGCCCTGCTCCTGCTCCTGCTGCGGCGCACCGGGCTGGACTCGGTCCGCATCGTCCTCACCGGCGTCGTCGTCGGTCAGCTCTTCACCGCGCTGACCTCGCTCGTCCTGATGGCCTCGGCGGACGCGGACACCACCCGGGCGGTCACCCACTGGCTGCTGGGCTCGATGGCGCCGGCCCGCTGGAACACCGTCGTGGTCTGCGCGATCGTCACCCCGCTGGGCCTGGCGGCCGCGTGGCTCTGCTCGAACGCGCTCGACGGGCTCGCGTTCGGCACCGACACCGCCGCGTCCCTCGGGGTCGGCGTACGGCGCACGCGGATGGCGCTACTCGTGGTCACGGCCGTGCTGACCGCGGTAGCGGTGGCCACCGTCGGCGCCATCGGCTTCGTCGGGCTGATCGTCCCCCACGGGGTGCGATTCCTCGTCGGGCCGCTGCACCGCGTGCTGTTGCCCTACGCGGCGCTCGCGGGCGCGATGTTCCTGGTGTGGGCGGACGCGCTGGCGCGGATCGCCTTCGCCCCCCGCGAGGTTCCCGTGGGCGTGATCACCGCCCTGCTCGGCGTGCCGCTGTTCCTTCTCGTCCTGCGCAAGCGAGGTGAGCTGTGA